In Carassius auratus strain Wakin chromosome 41, ASM336829v1, whole genome shotgun sequence, the DNA window AAACATactgtactgttcaaaagttttgtttgtttgtttgttttttaaagaagaaaagaaaatcattttaatcaatgtacgtacattaaattgattaaaagggacagcaaaggcatttaaaatgtaacaaacgatttatatttccaataaatgctgttcttttgaaaaacctattcatcaaaggatccagaaaaaaaaatgcatcacagtttcaccaaacagaaaatgattttgtCCAAAGAACTACAAAAGAAAACACAGCAAAATGAACTTCTAACAAAAGAACGATCAGAGCAGCTCTATCTGGCTATTGTTTAGTCTCAGCCTACACGATGCACTTTGTTAGGGAGCCAAGGCTGAAGATGAATGCCTGAAGCCAAAAGGTGCAATGTTACAGAATGAACAATCAGCAGATGGAGCTCCGCAGGAATCACTCTCATTACCAACCTATATCGCAGTTACACACAGAGTGTGAAGCTTTGTGCGAGACAAATGCCTTGCACAGGCAGTCAAGGTGATCTTATTTCTCTACGGTTACAGAAAAACGCTCCATTTAAGGCCAGATGAGAAGTACAATATACATGGATTTCAAAAGGTATCATAAAAGTAGTTTATATTCCTATATTTCAAGATTTCTGAAAATAATCAAAACTTTCTATGAGGAACAATTGGAAATTTAGGATAATTCAGTGCTAATCCTCCCATTCACATCAGTTCATGAGAGATTGTCCCAGCTGGGGATGAGGTTTCAATATACGGAAGTGCACATGAGTTTTAAGAACTACAGCAGAGAGGAAGATTTGTCAATGAATCCAAATGAGCTGTTTAAAactaatgtaatattaataacctGCTCCTCTAACCATTTTAACTCTTTATAGCTGTGTACCCAGCGTGAGTTTTCCTAGGCAACcattattttagaatgtattatCTTATTTCCATggtgacaacaacaacaacagctctGCATGAGTCATGTATTGcttttatttcatctttaatCAAATAATCACAAACGTGTTaactatattatgaaatatctgatCCTCCGATTCTCAGAAATGTGTAAGTAAACATATTTGGTGGTTTAAGCAAGCTTTATTATGCTCATGCTGATCTATAACGGCTGATGGGTGCCGCCATGTTAGTTCACACTGCAATTCAGAGAATCTGAGCTGTCGGATTTACAACATTAAATTCATTCATgtgtaaaatgattaaaaaaacatcaaatatccCTATAAGAGTAACTTAGGATTGATTGAGATTGTGTGATGATGACTGTTTGTGAATGTCTCACCGATCCGTGAGGTGATAGTCTCCAGGTCCGAGAGGAAAGCAGGGATCTGCTGCAGCTGTTCCTGCATCTCCAGCACTGAGGCCCGTCTCTTCTCCCAGTGCGCACACAGCATCACAACCTCCCCGTCCACCgtctgacagacacacacaaccaCAGGGTTTAGTTGCAGCACCACAAGCCCACAACTGTACACAGTTAGATGTGTGAACTTACTTCCCCGGCATTAGCACACTCTTTAGCCCGTTTATGAAGAGCCACCCAAGTGTCTTCATATCTGGTGACGACAAAGGCCATACtacatttcaaaatatggttACGTATACATTTATCAACTTTCAGATATTTCTGTAAATATTTCCTTGCCtatttaaatgtagattaaactgcatacatttttttttgttgacaacTTAACATCACTGACATTTTCGATATggttctgtaaaataaagtaactcACCGACTGAGCAACTCGACTCCAGCAGAATATTGCGGAAAGTGTTCATCTCTTCTAAGAGAATATATGACAAAATAGTAAGTAAGTAAagtaagtaaagtaaagtaagtaagtaaagtgtcaaatatttcaatattcttTATGCTAATCAaagacattatatttaaaatattttagtgtaaCATATTTCTGTTAAAATGACACAGCATATTTATTCTGAATCTGAGCTGTAcatattaaactatataaaagaaaaagagatCAGACTTAAACGATATTTTAACTGATTAAAACTTCTTGTTGACAAATGGGTAAAACTTTGAATGACCATGTAAAAGATTTGTAAAGATTTAAAATGGCAATTAATAagggtttttttttggggggggggggggctgtgcTGAGTATTTTAATGTCATCTAATGATTCCTAAAAAGGTAtgcctaaaaatatatttttttttattaagttaactAGTGTTATACCACATAATATTTGAGTGGCTATCTTCTGTAAACCATGGTAAAAATGTATGATAGAGtatgacaaaatgaaaaaaattaattaaacaggacacaaaaaatctattaaaaaaataaacaaataaaataaataattttatattatattatattatattatatttaaatttaataatacatttttaatttacatttatattatatacagtgaTAAGATTTAAACTTGTTACAGCTTACCTTTGTTTCTTCTTTATTTTCGTCTCCTTGGATTTGTCACTTAGGGTCTTGATTCTGAAAAGTTGTTTTTAATACGAGaccttaaaaatctaaataatacccCTAAGAATTGTATTGCTTTGTGTTTTATTACTTATGTGTTTTGGTTTGTGCGTTTTATTACTGTTGTTGAAGACCCAGTGTCATTTTGAAACCTCTACATTTACACCGtgtcaaaaagaaaaatggatttaTATAAGAAACTGTGGCATAAAAACGCAGAACTACTGTGTCGTCCATCACATGACGGTCAACTAGTTAATAGTATAATTCCAGATAGCAGTTGTTAGCATGAGGCTAACTTGACAGCACTGAACATCTCGAATGTATCATTCATCCtataaaaaatcattatgaaatacGCTTTCTTTTTAAACCAACTAGCCTTTGTTTTGTCAATATCtaagacaaaaacaaactacACCCTTCGCTGGAAGTGGGATGATTAGCAGGCTAATTAGCTAGCATCCACTTCTCGGCTCTTTGCTGAATAAGTGGACACTCTCATGAGGAAGCCAAAACACAAGTTGTGTCAATATCGTGTAATACCTGTTACAAGTTCTAAAGGTCGCCTAATTTTGATATTTCAACACCTTATTAAGACTCTGGAGAGTACAAAAGCAGCAAGGCAGTAAATACATACCCTGATGTAAAGTCCTGCTGCACCGTTTGCAGTCTCTCTCTGAAATTCTCAAACATGTCCTTGAGCTGCTTTAATCCTGATACCTAGGCTTGATGACATTTAGATTAGACCTGTGTTTGCTTACAGTCTTTCACGAGGGCTTCAGTCATTCTTTGTCAGGTGACAATGTCCTAATGTCCTAATGTCCCGTTGTGGGCTTTGCTCCGTCGGACAATGTCTGCAGGACTTGTTGGCTTACTCATGCAGCCACTGTTTTTACTTTCTCAATCATAAAAAATGGATTTGGGTCGCTATATTTATTACACCCAGTTTGTCTGAAGTTAAAGTCGTTATTCCTCGTTGTCTGTCGATAGCTGTTAGGTGTTAACGTGAGTCTTTCCTGTACAagttaaacacgcccccacactGAGAACGAAAGGGTTGTTCAGTATCATTTTAGCAAATCGGTTCATTATACAGTTCGTTTCAATGaaccggttaaaaaaaaaaaaaaaaacactgtagttcATCTATGTTGACTACAATTTTGCTTTACACACTATGGTACAGAATATCACATATACAGGAGCTAACTTAATCACGTTTATGTTGCCATATTGACTTGTTACTGTTGATCAGATTTCAGATAAAGGTCAGATAAAGTGGGTCAGTGGTGCTATGCCATTATCCTATGTTATTTTATGTCACTCAACACTAGGGCCTAGTAGCCTagttaaatattcaagatttaaAATTCAATCGTTTTATGTAAATGAGCACTAAGACCTGTAGAGAAACGCAATTTAGTTTATTCTTGTACATAAATGGTCGAATGTCGACGAATATTATTTGAATTGAATGTGGAACATACGCTTTGTGAATCAGTTCGATCGAATCATTtaaacttgttcaaaagaatgattcgcgAATCGGACATCAGATAACGTAGAGGCGGATCTTTGAGTTAGAGCAGGGCTTTATGAATCTACTCTCGCTGGTTTTCCAATGAGGTACGAGCCAGCCTCGTGAGGCACGGGACCTTCTCTCCTCTGTCCTTGTCTGTGTGTGAAACAATAACTGCATTCACCATGTTATGCCACATAACTCGTCCGGACTCGTTGGTTCTGGAAGTGGAGGTGGACCCAAAAGCAAACGGAGAGGACATTCTCAATAAGGCGAGTGTCGGGGATTCACGTTTCAAGTTTAGGTTTTTAAAGTTATCTAAACATTTCTTAATTATCATATGACAATTAGCATCACATACAAGATAGCAAATGTAATGCATCATTAATGTCATGTCAATTACTGTATAGAACACAAATGTTTGGCAATTTTCATCCATcgtttaaaaataatgaattttattattttaaataataaaatttttataatagtattattttaaCGAATTATTCGAAATAATTGATTTGGAACATTTGTGATTTCCTACAGCAGATGTAAGAACTTCTCATTATTTtgcataattatttattcatcagCAATTTCCTTTGAAAGCAGGTGTTCTCATACCATATTGCCATTTCAAAAGTCCCTCTTATGTAATATATCTCGTCTTTCTAAAGGAGGAGGGGTGCTAAGAGCCCACGTCCCAGCATTCTTCAGATGAAAGCACACATACTTCTGCATCCAAAAAACGACCattgaatgtttttgtatttaatccACAGATATGTCGCAAAATGGGAATCATAGAGGTAGATTATTTTGGACTTCAGTTCACCGGTACAAAAGGAGAGATTTTATGGCTGAATCTCAGAAACAGGATTTCTCATCAGCTGGACTGTATGTCTCCTTGCAGACTGAGGCTGCGAGTCAAGTTTTTTGTTGAGCCACATCTAATCCTGCAAGAGCAAACCAGGTGAAAACACCAAAGTGAATATAATTggtcatattttacattattgtttatAGTTTGTGCATAATTGTACACAACACAAAGTTTTTACATTATTGGGAAAAAAAACAGGATCTGTCTACGTATTACTGCAGAGTCTTTGATGTTTAAAATTTTTGCTCACTTTGGAGAACTTGAGGCATATGGATAAcagctgtttttttatatttattatttttttatctgtttcatGTGTGCAAACAGGAAGCAGCTGTCTATAGTGCTTAAAGTGTTAGTATAATTTAAAGGGCCATGTGCTTTTGGTATTTTGtcatgttgttttttgttcttaCTTTTGATCCACATCTCCATGTGTCTATTCATATAATGTCTTTCTTTTACCTCTGTGGCAGGGAGTTACCAGTGTGCATGTTTGCTCTTGAAATTTGCACTCTTTCAGTTAGGGAGTGCCTCACATAGGCCTGCTGAGGCAAATCATATTCCTCTGGAGGCTTTTTGAAGGGACATCTGTGTGTGCATGCTCAAATCGTTATAAATGTTCCCTAAAGTTCAAGAAAAGTAAGCATTTTTGTGGGATGCTCTGTAATACAATGGTAGTACAGTGTGTTCCCAACTAGAGTCTAGTGGAGCTGTTTGGTCACGTCTGATGAGGGCTGTTGGTAGGGGTGGGAAAGTGTCAGTGTGTCTGATTCTGAGTTGAAATGCACTGTAATGTATTCTCCCTATTGCACAATCTTCTACAATAGCGGGACAAAATCCAGCTCACTCTCTGCCAGCCTTTGTTATTCTTTCTCAGTCTTTAAATGCGTGATTATAAAGGGATTACTTATTGTAATGCAGACTCTGaactttattgttttatgttaaaatgcaTATTGGCTAACAGGCTACTTATCTTTATGTGATGCAATATTAATCATAGTAAATGCGTCAGTGGGCAATATGTTTGGATctgtattattttaaagtttatatttgtattatactaTTTCTTCCCTGTTCTCACATGTACAAGTGATTTATGTCAAGTTCCAGAAGTCACAAGTCTGCTTCTGTTACTAAAGCTCACTGGGTTTAGGCTTCTGAGTAAACTTGCCTTCAATCCAGCTAATTTTTTAGATTATATCAGTGGGATGACAGTACATTAACGTGTTTGAGAGATACAactacatattataataattattgaaaaaaCACACAATACACTACATCATCCATTTACCATATGAGAACAATTTGGGAAAATAATGAACACTGGTGTATAAGTACTGTATATAGAACTGACTAATGTGCTTCTTGTTCCTTACTGAGTCTTGTTATGAAATATGGCTTTATTAAGTGTCTCCATGTATTCCCTCTGTTGCTTTGCAGGCATTTGTTTCTGATGCACGTCAAAGAAGAGCTTTTCAAAGGAAGCTTGCGATTGGACGGAGAGCAGGCGATCGAGCTCTGTGCACTGCTAGCTCAGGCAGAGTTTGGAGATTACACCCATAACACAGCCAACTACTGCTACTCCCAGATATACGGTCAAGACCCCAGCCATGATACTATCAACAAGTAAGAACACTGGAAAGTGTATATTCTCAGTCAGAATAATATCAGTGCTTCCTCCAAATAAAACTAAAGCAGTTCTTCCTCTGATTGCTGTAGAAAGAAAGTGATTGAGACAGTTTTGTGGAATAACAGTGGTGTCTTTTGTGCTTTAATAGTATTTCTTTGAGGCATAAGTCACTGGAGGGTGTTAGTCAGGCTTCAGTGGAATATCAAGCCTTGCAGCTGGTTTCCTCTCTTAACTACTATGGCGTCGAGTGGCACTCTGCACGTGACTCTGAGGGACAGGAGCTACTCATCGGGGTCGGACCAGAGGGCCTGTTTGTCTGCAAAACAGATTTCACCCTTATTGAAAGGTGCATATATATGacaacaaaataagaaacactgctTAACACCGGGTCATTccgagatttaaaataaatgtgtctaTGACATCACACCTCAATACTTTCTTTCAGGATCATTTACCCAGTTATTCAAATGGCCACTCAGTCTGGACGGAATGTATATGTGACCATTACAAAAGACAGTGGGAACAGTGTGGTTCTTCTTTTTAAGTTCATCAGTCCCAGTGCTGCCAATGGACTATATCGTGCTATCACGGAAATCCATGCCTTCTACAGGTGAATATTGTTATGACTCTACCAAACGTACTTTAGTAAAGGGATTTCAAAAGAGAAAACTACTTAAGCATTTGCCACTGTTCAAGCAGGGCTGTTAtagttttgaattttgaatttcagatttatttcagttttatttgaaatCTGTCTTCGTCGGTTTTCACTGTCATTGATAGTTTTttcattaaagtttattttagttttaatttatttagcatatttgatttttattttaaaagcaaaaataaacgaaacaggtttcattttcatttaaagttttttttttttttgttaacaacagTACAACtgtgtttaataaaaatttttacTGAAATTATCTCAGTGTAAAGATTAGCAGATTTTCTTGCAgtacattcaaaatatataaatattttagacatttaaaaCTATTTCATACCCATTTTTAATTGAACACAATTTGAACTGAACAGGTGTGACACTGTAATGAGCACAGTGAAGATGCAATATAGCCGTGACTTCAAGGGTCATCTGGCTTCCCTCTTCCTCAATGAAAGCATTGACCTTGGTAAAAGGTACATCTTTGACATCCAGCGCACATCCAAAGAAGTATATGACCGAGCACGCCGAACCCTGTTCAAAGCAGGGATGGCTGTGACCGAATGTGGTAGTCCAAAAGACGATTGCAGTCACTCTCCCCTGAGACAGACAAAAGCTGAAAGCAAGGAGCGGATGTGTGGCGGATGCAGGGAAACTTGCTTTCTGAAGGAGAAGCTCCAAAGGCTACAAGAGGCCCTGACCTGCACTCTGTGCTGCGAACAGGAGATCAACGCTGCGTTCTGTCCTTGTGGACACATGTTCTGCTGCTATAACTGTGCTGGCCAACTTCAGGTGATTGTAGCATAATTACTACAAGATTAGTGCCATTTAGAAcgataaaaaatacatatatgtatatgactTAGAATTACAAACAATATATACTGTAACTACCaagtttatatattattatcattttttaaataaataaatatatatatatatataatatatataatacacgtatgtatacaaatacatatattatgtgtttatatattatatatcatctttattactatatatatatttatataatactatataatattaCATGTAATATGGTATTTTCTTGTGAAAAATCATTCAACTTATTGAACAttgataacaaataaaataaagtaattctTTTCTCATGCGTAGCTATCATCTAAATTGACCTCTGGTTACCCTCATAACATATTTCCCGGCATGTACTGTCAACCATAAGCGACTGAAGATCTTGATAATCAGACATTTCTCAATTGCGCAGCAGTCCTGCGACCTTTTAAATTTCACTCACTATCACTTCAGTGGTTGTGACTGTATAGTTTAACAAAAAAACTACACAATTAACATGTGCCATAAAGAAAATAGTGTAGAAGTTTAGATAAGACgaatatatttgtgtgttaaCATTCATGATATTTTCCCTTCTTTCCTCTCTTATCAGTGTTGTCCAGTGTGCAGGTCAGATGTGCACCGTGTTCAGCATGTCTATTTACCCACCTGTGCCAGTCTACTTGGCTTGGCAGAGGCAAAGACGACCACCTTCACTGTGCCCAGAGGGACTGCCATCTCACTGGATTGTGGCAATAAAGAAAATACCTGTCAGATGTAGTATTTCTGCTCACAATACAGGGATACATTACATACTAAGTATCGCTTTACTGTAATTAACTTTTTCCtgataagagagaaaaaaaacctaaatTGTCAGTTACAGACAAGACATcgatcaaatctgtaaagggtctacttttatttgtgtacattgacaataacaaaaaacattgtgccTTTGTAAGATCAACAAAACAACCAGTCTGGGCTTTCTGCCATTTCCGTGAACTACTGTCTGAAACGCgtcacaaaaatgaaccaaaactcaAAATCAATAAACCAATACTTTACACACAGACGTGAGAATTATTTCGATacaaaaactttgaaaaacaaatattctgtgattatGTAATCTGTATGAAACGAAGGTGAGATACAGTCTTTCCTATCTGAGCTCATTATCTGCAACCATACCTCAACGCAAACGGCCTCATCAcctgtatacaaaaataaataaaatataattttggaaGAAGACCTGCTTTGAGGAATAAGCCAGAATTTACCAAAGTTATTCTTACTTACATTACTTGTAcgtgttatttttataaatatgtgtaCGCATTTTACTAGTTGGGCTTTAAACTATCCTGCCAAACTGAAATGAGTGAAAGCGAGTGAAATAAGTAATATGTAGCCAACTTTTTATCACAGGCTAAATTTTATATTGAAATGAGGATGTATATTTTTAGctttcatataataaaaatatgagaTATAATACAGTGCATAATGTGAAAGTTTACACTGCAGCATGAGGAATGTTACAGTCTAGGAATGTTTAAATCTGTGTTTACTGATCTTTTATCAGATGTCGATGTTTATAATGTTCTAAGCAATACGAATTTATTCAGATATTTTGCAGAGTAAATCTATTTGTTAACCAAAGAAAgtcacattttttatgtttattagttGTTTTAAATCTAAAAGGCTTAACTATTCCACGTTTGACTCAAATTTAAATAAGATTTTCATTTCTATTGTTTGTGCATCAAGGTTTATAGGGATTTTAAGAGATAATTAAAGATTCAAGTAATTACtgagtaattaaattacttttcagacagagtaattggaaaagtaatttaaatacagtGTTGATgatgtaattagtaattaattactttttgaaggAACTTACCCAACACTCATTAGGACACACAAGTAAATGCAAATGTAGTAGTTAACACTCCACACCAACTATATTCCATATCTAAAAGGAtttttaaagatgtattttatatatgtctCTGTGTGTACAGTTTATATAACTGTActttatacactcacctaaatgattattaggaacacctgttcaatttctcattaatgcaattatctaatcaaccaatcagatggCAGTtgtttcaatgcatttagggctgtggtcctggtcaagacaaccTTGAGGctgatgggctacaacagcagaagaccccacctggtaccactcatctccactacaaataggaaaagaggctacaatttgcacaagctcaccaaaattggagaGTTGAAGagtggaaaaatgttgcctggtctgatgagtctcgatttctgttgagacattcagatggtagagtcagaatttggtgtaaacagaatgagaacatggatccatcatgccttgttaccaatGTGCacgctgctggtggtggtgtaatggtgtgggggatgttttcttggcacactttaggccccttattgccaattgggcatcatttaaatgccacggcctacctaagcattgtttctgaccatgtccatccctttatgaccaccatgtacccatcctctgatggctacttccagcaggataatgcaccatgtcacaaagctcgagtcatttcaaattggtttcttgaacatgagttcactgtactaaaatggcccccacagtcaccagatctcaacccaatagagcaacaagaatatgatacatttgacaaataaatgatggtcagaaacgtttcaagcaaccagattcaaacacatacagtacataataaacatgaatatgcatccttaagctattcaattgttattaaaaagacatacacaataaatgATTAGAAGCATGATAGTCAAATGtatgggttacatataaatgatatgtatggactgatattcatttataagtccttttgagttcattttggtgcatctaaATCTATAAAagacagttcctgtgccattctctgacataaggatgttctgtagggaccagaggttaaaaggtccccttaggaatttcagtctggttctgctaggtgggggaaaTCAATCCAACgatcttgtttattactctcatggCTTTACATGTGAGGGTCAGACTGCATCTctttgattacttgccccaaattcatttatttatttttaaagtaatcgTAGGATCTTAAATCCCCAGTATTACATCTTTCCatgtgcacttttgttcatacaaACTAtaacactatacacacaatatttagctttattatattttgtaacatgcaaattatatttcaatgtttGAATAAGCAAATCTTGATGACTTCTAGTCTTTAAACCTTACTGTATAGTACAGAGTCCCATTTTAAAGTTCTGAAACGTTTTGCACGTATAACTGTACcgatatactgtacatataactACTGATAGGCCTATGACATATTTGTTACAGTACTGAAATGTACCCAGTGCCTGTTGTGTCAAAAGTTAATTGATGGCAAAGGTTATAGCTAGAACACTATGATAATTCTGAGGAGGCTAAGCAAGTACAGTAAAGTACAGTAAAGATcactataaaaaatataactgCAAGCAGAAATTAAGGGGCCAAGCACAAAGAAGGCAAGATAAGTCATGTCAAGTTGTTTTTGCATCATTATTCAACGTCGTTGATGCAGTACATGAAAACAATTTAATCTAAAGTATCAACACATAATCCATAAATTTCTCCAACATGGTCTGCAGATGATCTGACTTCAATTAGGTGAAAATTAGACCAATGTTCTAGGAGGAGTCCAAAAAGTAGGTTACCAAAGAAAATCAAAATGGCAGACAGGGAGCTTGGTCAACTATGGCAACTTTGGTATTTATGTTCTCAGTGTGACCCAAGGAATCAATCTACTGAGACCGGTATCAtgacaatatgcaaaaaaataatcaaaagctATTAGCATTTTTTGATCTCAAATAATAAACTTTTGTCTAAAAACATTTTGAGTACATTCAGAGCATGGTGACAATAAGAGTTTCGTAATGACATACTGATGCATTCATATCATAATACTGAACTGTTATTAGTGACAATTTCATAGTTTGTTTAATTAGTGCCACCAAGTGATacaaaggaagaaaagaaaagaaaaaagtgagtGTGGAATATATAaggaagtatacagtatatatgtagcATATGTGCAAATATGAGGAATTATACAGCTTGTGTAGTCAGAATGTCGGTGTCTCAGGAGGCTTTGTAAAGGGGTGAAGAACAACCTTGTCTTTTCTATTGAATAAATTAAAAGCATCTATATCTAGCCGTACAGTCAATTTTAGGTTTATCATCTCAAACAACATCCCACTTCATCAAAGGAAAAAGGCAACTAAAATTGGCACAGTATTTTATTAGAGTGATTATACAGATACAATAGATTTATACTATATAGGAAGTCATTGAACTGGACATATTTGCCAAAAGTCGAGTCCGATGTTCCTTTCCATTTCACAAAAATCAAATAAGCTACAAAAACCTGCAAGCACCACCAAAGAAATGATCACTGACTTCACTGAACAGTCTTGGATGCTCTGTTCACATAAACACACCACAGTTTAGAAAAGTTGAGGTTGACTTCTATCTTAATTGCTTTTTGTCAGTTTGTAGAAAAGGAGCTTGTCAAAGAATGAGAAAAAATATCACAGGTACAACGAATCACACAAATACAGTCATTTACATTGAATATATCAGAAAATGTGAA includes these proteins:
- the LOC113059082 gene encoding E3 ubiquitin-protein ligase MYLIP-B-like, with the translated sequence MLCHITRPDSLVLEVEVDPKANGEDILNKICRKMGIIEVDYFGLQFTGTKGEILWLNLRNRISHQLDCMSPCRLRLRVKFFVEPHLILQEQTRHLFLMHVKEELFKGSLRLDGEQAIELCALLAQAEFGDYTHNTANYCYSQIYGQDPSHDTINNISLRHKSLEGVSQASVEYQALQLVSSLNYYGVEWHSARDSEGQELLIGVGPEGLFVCKTDFTLIERIIYPVIQMATQSGRNVYVTITKDSGNSVVLLFKFISPSAANGLYRAITEIHAFYRCDTVMSTVKMQYSRDFKGHLASLFLNESIDLGKRYIFDIQRTSKEVYDRARRTLFKAGMAVTECGSPKDDCSHSPLRQTKAESKERMCGGCRETCFLKEKLQRLQEALTCTLCCEQEINAAFCPCGHMFCCYNCAGQLQCCPVCRSDVHRVQHVYLPTCASLLGLAEAKTTTFTVPRGTAISLDCGNKENTCQM